Part of the Prosthecobacter sp. genome, CGGAAGGTGGCGCTTTGCCAGGTCTTCAATTCCACAATGCGACCGAACCCGCAGTTCTTCACGAGCTGGCCGACCCCCTCAGGGACGATGATCGGCTGTGCGGCGGCCAGTTTGCGCAGGCTCGGCAGATGCAGATGGTCGTAGTGCGCATGCGTCACCAGCACGAGGTCGATGGGGGGGAGATCATGCGCCCAGACGCTGGGATGCCGCAGCCTCTTCACCGGGCCGTGCCACAGCGCCCAGTTGGGGTCGATGGCGATGTTGATGCCGCCCACCTGGGCAAAGAAACCCGCATGGCCGAGCCATGTCACCGCGATCTCATCCTGAGTCGCGATCGGCAGAAGTCCGAAGTCCTGGCCCGGTTTGCGGGGGGAGAGCAGCGAGGGAATGAGCACCTCATTGAGGAACTGCATGTTGCGCTTCCGCCAGCCCTCGGTGGGCAGCAGGCCGATGCGATTACCCTCCGTTTTGGTTCTGCCCAAGAGAGTGCGCTTCTTGGCCGGGCTGGAAATTCCAGCCCCGCCGGATGAGGAAGCGGGATCGAAGAGCATGAGTGGCTGCTTAACTCTTGTGAAGTTTAGAGATCAATACGTTCAAACTCAAGGCTTAAGTACGCTGGAACGGAAAACCCAGTTTGGTGAAACTGGCGGGAGATTATGTCGGCTTGGCGGTGCCCAAAGCCGTCACCCACTTGCCCTTGGTGACCACCTTCTGGACGATGAAACCGGCACGTTTTCCGGCGGCCAGGCAGTCCTGGGCCTGGGACTTCAGAATGCCGGAGAGCATCAGGATGCCGCCGGGGGCAACGGCCTGGAGGAGCTGCGGGAAGGCGGCCTCCAGCACGTCATGGAAGATGTTCGCGGCCACGATGTCCCAGGTCTGCTTTGGCTGCCACTTGAGCACATCGATCTGGGAGAAGCGCACCTTGGGCGTGCCGTTGCGCGTGGCGTTCTCCTTGGCGATGCGCACGGCAGCAGGATCGTAATCGCAGCCCCAGACCCGGCTCGCACCCAGTTTCGCCGCAGCGATTGCCAGGATGCCGCTGCCGCAGCCGAGATCGGCCATGCTCCATTTCCGGCCTGCGTCCTGAAGTGGTTTGGCGGCATCGACCAGCAGCCGCAGCACGGTGGCCGTGGTGGCATGGTGGCCGGTGCCAAAGGCCATGTCAGCCGGCACGGCGATGATGTCACGATTGGGGAAGGTCTTTCGTGCCTTCGCGATCTCAGCATGTGTCCGGGCGGTGCAGATGACGAAGGTCTCGCGCACTTTCACTGGTGGCGGTGCCTGGGCAGACATGGCCGCCCAGTTCTGCTTTTTCAAATGACGCACGCTGCCGCCAAACTGCTTCTGGATGGCGTTCGCACGCTTCTGCGTCATGCAATAGACCTCCACGCGGATCGTTTTGCGGCCAGGGATGCTGGTGATGACGAGCGTGGCGTCGGTCATTCCCGCGAAGCGTTCTTCCCAGGCGTCTGCCCAGCGTGAGGCGGAAAGTTTGGACCAGACAAACATGAAGGCTTGGGGACGGACGCCATCTCTCTGGGAGAGATGGAGCGGGTGACGCGATTCGAACGCGCGACATTCTCCTTGGCAAGGAGATGCTCTACCACTGAGCTACACCCGCGAAACTTGCGGCCCGGATATTGGCTCAAGCTGCTTTCCGTGCAAGTGCAAAGTTGAGACTGTTGAGAATGATTGGGTTCAAGGCATCATGCGCGCGTGAACCTTCCCTCATTCATCTGGCTCAATGGTCGCATCATCAGCACCGCCGAAGCGCGCATCTCACCCTTCGATCACGGCTTTCTTGTTGGCGATGGCGTGTTCGAGACGCTTGTCGCTCGCAATGGCAAGCCGTTCACCCTCACGCGGCACTGGCGGCGTCTCGTCGCCTCCTGCGAGTCGATGGGTATCACGCCGCCTGTTTTCGAGACTTATTTGAAGGCAATTCACGACGTGATGAACGCAAACCATCTGACTGACGCCCGTGTCCGCGTCACGCTGACCAGCGGTGATGGCCCGCTCGGCTCGGATCGTGGCGACTCGGCCTCCACAATGACCGCGGCCGCCACCGTGCTCAAACCATGGCCACCCACCGAGACCGTGATCACCGTGCCATGGCCGCGTAACGAGCGTGGCGCCCTCACCGGCATCAAATCGACTTCGTATGCCGAAAACGTCCGCGCCCTGGCCTTGGCGCATGCCCAAGGGGCTGGTGAGGCCTTGTTTGCCAACACTCGCGACGAACTTTGCGAAGGCACCGGCACCAACATCTTCATTGTTGCCAATGGCCGCGTGCAAACACCGCCGCTCAGCTCCGGCTGCCTCGCCGGTGTCACACGTGCTCTCACCATCGAGGCATGTCAGGCTGCGGGCATCGCCGTCGAAGAAACAGCCCTGCCCATCACCATCCTGCAAACCTGTGACGAAGCCTTTCTGTCTTCCAGCACCCGCGATGTGCATCCGTTGGCGCGAATCAATGAGCGCGAGATGCCTGGCGGCGCTGGTGCTGTCACCCAGCGCGTGGCGCAGGCGTTTCGGGATTACGTCGCGGGGCGTGATGATCCGTAAACCTCGCCGAGCTCCCGCAGCAGTTTTTCCAGCTTGGTGTAATAGGCTTCCTCACCCAACTGCCCGCGTTGCTCCTTGAGCTTCTTCAAATCGACTTCGAGAGCGTCGCGTTTCGTTCGTTGCTCGTCGGTGAGCTGCTTCTCCTCTTCGCTGAGCACGAGGACGAGTTGCGCGGCGCGTTCGCCGTCGAGCTTGGCGTCAGCAGGCGGTGCTTCGAGCACTTCACGGCGCGTGGCGACCCCGTCGCCGTTGTCTTCGATCAGCGCGTGTTCGGTGGCGAGACGTCCCTCGTTCTCGTAGAACGTTGCCACCGCCTTGCTGGCATGGCGGAAGGCTTCCAGCAGCGAAACCTGCTTGTCCTGATCGAGGTCAGCATCATCCAACCCGCCGATGGCTTCGGCGAAATGCTCGCCAAAGCGGGCATAGAAAACTTCATCCGGGCCTTTCGTCGCCGTGATGATGATGCGGCCTTTTCCGGCCAGCGGACGCACAAATCCGCCGCTGGATGACGCGCAGTGAATGACGGCGATCTCCTGCTTCAGCGGCGCGAGCCAGCCTGCGAGCTGCTTCGCGTCAAAATCCGGCCCCTCGGCGTTAAACTTCGCCTCGCGGCCATCAAACGTGCCGTGGCCGATCAGCACCAGCCATAGCGCGCGGTCTGGTTTGGCTCGTGCGAGGCGCTCTTGTAGCTCCGCAGTCGTTTTTTCCCCTTTGAACACTTCCGGCGCGAAGCCCGCCTTGGAACAGGCGGCCGCCCAGGCTTCCACCTGAGATGAGAACTTTCTTCCATACTCCTCCGCGCCATCCGCGCCGCGCACGATGATGACGTCAAGGTTTCGCGCTTGAAGAGTGCAGGTGAAGAGAATGAAAAGCCAAAGTCTCATGCCATGCCTCCTTTCCTGCGCAGGATCCATTCGCCAAGCAGCAGCAGCAGAATCGCGATAAAAATCCAGGGTGTGTGCCACAGCGGGGTCGATAGCGTCACTTCGACCGGCACGCGGATGTTTTTCAGCATGTCCGACAGCTTCGCGATGTCATCCAGCTCGATCATCTTCCCACCCGTCTCACTGGCGATGCGTTGCATCAAATCGCGATTCGGTTCCAAGCGGCCAAATTCCTCCGCCATCGGGTCATAAGTCCAGCCGACGGCCTTCGAGCCGAGCGGCGTGCGTTTTTCCGCGTCTTCGACTGTCGCTGCGGCGCGATAGTTGCCCGGTTTGGCGGCGAAGAACTCGGTTTCAAACAAGCCCGCCTCTTTAAGGCTCGGTTCGACGAAGAGCTGCGACTTCGTGCCATCGGGCTGCGTGACCTCGATCTTCACGAGGGCATCGCTGTTCGCTTTGAAGGCACGATCACGCACCCGCACGGCCAGTTTCACGCGTTCGTGGTCGGCGGCGTCGGTCTCAGCGGCGAAGGTGATCGAATCGCTCACATCGACGACGAGCCAGCGCATGAGCTGACGCCACAGGCGGTCCATGTCCTTGTGTGAATCTTCATTGTTCAGGCCCCAGCGCCACAGATCGCCGATGAGCATGCTGCCCACGCGTCCTTCGCCAAAGCGCTGCACTGCGATGGCTGGATACGAGTTCTGCGCGTCGGAAACCGTGGCCAGGATGCTCGCGCCGGGCTTGATGGAGAAGGCGGGATTCACGGAATGAAACGCCGCCATCGAGGCGAGGCGCTTCTCATCCTCCTCGCGGTCGGTGCGCAGGCGCATCCACGACTCCAGCCAGCCCTCACGCGTGAGATTGAACCGCGCATCACCGATGGCGGGTCCGCTCGTTGCTTGATCGAGATAAACCGGCAGCATGCGGCCGATGGGCGTGTTGTCGTAACCCCCGGCGCGGAAGCACTCCTGGCCGCCGAGCATGAGCAAGGCACCGCCGCGCTCGCTCACGAAGCGCTCGATGAGGTTCATCTGCTCCTGCGTGAAAAACTGCGCCTCGATGTCGTCGAGAATGATGGCGCGAAATTCGGCAAACAAATCCTCCGCTGCTTTCGGAAAGCCGTCGGTGAGCTCTTTCGCATCCTTCGTGCCGAGGCGGATGATCACCGGCTGGTCGTAGCGCTGCGCTTCCTCGCCATCTTTGGCTCCAAAGCCGCGAAACAGCGGATTCACGCTCTCCCCGGCCTTGCCACGCCATTCAAACTTCGGTTCGCGTTTGGCGATGCGCACCAGCGCGGGCATCTGGATGTCATCATCACCTGCGATGGCGCGGCGCAGGAATTTGTACTCCCAGTTCGGCCTGCCCGAGACGTAAAGCACACGATACGGCCCCGCGCCGCGATCTGCGGCCAGCAGGCGTGTGTTGTTCGTCAGCGTGGCCTCTTTCGTGCCTTCGCTCTTGAGTTCGAGCCGCTGAAACGACACGCCGGGTTTCGCCACCGGCAATCGCAGCCGCAGTGTTTGCGGTGTGTTTCCGCTCAAAGTCACTTTCTCCGTTGCCATCGGTTTTCCCTGCTCATCCAGCGCGCTGAGCGTGCCTTTGCCGCTGCCACTTACGCGTGCGGTGATTGTGATAGGCGCATCTTCAAAGGGGCTCGTCGCCACGCTGGCATCCACGATGCTCAAATCGGGCTGCGGGGCTTTCTCTCCTGCCAGCACGGTGAAAACGGGCGCGCCTTTGGCGTCTGTTTTCCATGCGGCGGCATCGGTGGCGTTGCCGTCGCTCACCACAATCACCGCCGCGAGGTTCGAGCCGCCGGTGCGCAGCGTCATCAGTGTGCGGCAGAAATCCGAGCGTGTGCCGTCGAACTTCAATCCGCGAAAATGCGGCACGCTCTTCGTTTGCGGGCCACTGGTCATCAGCCGCAGCCGAAAATCTTCGCCCAGCGCCTTGATCCATGCCGCATCATCAGCGCCGCTGGCCAAAGCCGCCTGCACCTGGGCCGCGCGGGTTTCTCCACCCGCAGACTCCGCCAGATCGAGTGAGGCGCTGGCATCCACGAGCACGACGATCTCGTTTTCACCCTTCTTCGGCTGCGTGCGTGTCCACAGCGGATCGAGCAGGCACAGCGCCAGCAGCGCGAGAGCCGCCAGCTTGCACAACGTCGCGGCAAGGCGGCGCCATCCGCGCAACGGCGACCTGCGGTAACCCACCCACAGCAGCGCGAGAACAACAACGACCACCACGGCGGCGAGCCAGGAGATGTCGGTGTTTTGCCAGAGTATGCGGGGCATGAGCAGCCAGATAACGCGACGAACAGGTGAATGCTACAAGGGTATTTCAACCTGCTGGATGCACGAATGTCATCGGCTTGTCACGAATCATGCGGCGCAACTCGTGATTCCACAGCAGATCCAAGCCACGCCAGGCTTCGTCTTGATCAAGTGGTGAGAAAAACTCGTCCAGCGTTTCTTCCCGCTCAGCTCGTTCAAGTTCGGCAAAATGTACGGCGATTCCAGGAAGCAGCATCTGTAGAAAACGGGCGCGAGGACAGTCGCGAAGCGCTTCAAAGGCTTGAATCGTTTCTTGGAGCATTTGTTCAGAGCGCGCGGGCTCATCTGCTTCTTCCAGAATGATGGCACCTTGCAGTCCTTGGTCATCGAAACGTAGCGTGAAGCGCATGGCAAGCACCGCATGCCGCAGTGCTGGCTGGAGCAGGTCCATGGCGGCGAATTCCTTGTCATGCCAGCATTCGCCGGCCTGTGCGGAGGCAAGCCGCATGTAAAAATCCCACAGCGGCGCATACCACGGCTTCGTAGGGCCGAGTTCCTCGACATCCATGCGTGTGAACACTGCGGCAGAGTCCGGCGCGGAATCGACTGACGCATCCGACTCGGATTCGATGCTTAAAATTGGCGGCAGTGACCTTGGAAGGCATTTCACACGCAGCAGCCTATCCATTTCTGCCGGGCGGTGGGAAATGTCATCGAGAGCCATCTCGAAATACTCGCGTGGATTGTTTTTGAGGTGCGCGGAGGCGGTCTTGGCATCTATGCCGGTGAGCGCGCAGTAGAGGGCCAGCGAGTAAGAATGCTCACTTTCGCTGAGATAAC contains:
- a CDS encoding MBL fold metallo-hydrolase, encoding MLFDPASSSGGAGISSPAKKRTLLGRTKTEGNRIGLLPTEGWRKRNMQFLNEVLIPSLLSPRKPGQDFGLLPIATQDEIAVTWLGHAGFFAQVGGINIAIDPNWALWHGPVKRLRHPSVWAHDLPPIDLVLVTHAHYDHLHLPSLRKLAAAQPIIVPEGVGQLVKNCGFGRIVELKTWQSATFRDLRITLTPARHWGARMIHDTHRQFGGFLIKSPDRCLYHCGDSAMFDGFQEIGKRADIDLALMPIGAYDAPSGRPVHMNPEEALDAFEMLGANSMVPMHHETFPLGGEPIHEPAERLVKAALERQMEHRVRLLREGESAIY
- a CDS encoding aminotransferase class IV, which produces MNLPSFIWLNGRIISTAEARISPFDHGFLVGDGVFETLVARNGKPFTLTRHWRRLVASCESMGITPPVFETYLKAIHDVMNANHLTDARVRVTLTSGDGPLGSDRGDSASTMTAAATVLKPWPPTETVITVPWPRNERGALTGIKSTSYAENVRALALAHAQGAGEALFANTRDELCEGTGTNIFIVANGRVQTPPLSSGCLAGVTRALTIEACQAAGIAVEETALPITILQTCDEAFLSSSTRDVHPLARINEREMPGGAGAVTQRVAQAFRDYVAGRDDP
- a CDS encoding 50S ribosomal protein L11 methyltransferase; this encodes MFVWSKLSASRWADAWEERFAGMTDATLVITSIPGRKTIRVEVYCMTQKRANAIQKQFGGSVRHLKKQNWAAMSAQAPPPVKVRETFVICTARTHAEIAKARKTFPNRDIIAVPADMAFGTGHHATTATVLRLLVDAAKPLQDAGRKWSMADLGCGSGILAIAAAKLGASRVWGCDYDPAAVRIAKENATRNGTPKVRFSQIDVLKWQPKQTWDIVAANIFHDVLEAAFPQLLQAVAPGGILMLSGILKSQAQDCLAAGKRAGFIVQKVVTKGKWVTALGTAKPT